In Candidatus Pelagibacter sp. RS39, the following proteins share a genomic window:
- a CDS encoding LON peptidase substrate-binding domain-containing protein — protein MKLPKTIPVFPLSNFIIFPKTTVPLNIFEPRYIDMVNDSMKADKFIGMVQPKITKNFDDNKLPSLHKVGCLGKITSFKEADDGRYLIDLKGVIRFEIKKEIDSNKKYREFEINFENFLDDLEEKKENLKFSDLELIFKDLKTLFEKRGFIINWKALEKQSLDETINALAMTSPFSLEEKQVLLEAKNLEIRKTKISEILNTYTYDQFDNTTLQ, from the coding sequence ATGAAACTTCCAAAAACTATACCTGTTTTTCCGCTCAGTAATTTTATAATTTTTCCTAAAACTACAGTGCCTTTAAACATTTTTGAACCAAGATATATAGATATGGTCAATGATAGTATGAAAGCAGATAAGTTTATAGGCATGGTTCAACCAAAAATCACAAAGAATTTCGATGATAATAAATTACCTTCACTTCATAAAGTTGGTTGTTTAGGTAAAATTACAAGCTTCAAAGAAGCTGATGATGGAAGATATTTAATTGACCTAAAGGGTGTAATTAGATTTGAAATCAAAAAAGAAATAGATTCAAATAAAAAGTATAGAGAATTTGAGATAAATTTTGAGAATTTTTTAGATGATTTAGAAGAAAAAAAAGAAAACTTAAAATTTTCTGATTTGGAACTTATTTTCAAAGATTTAAAAACTTTATTTGAAAAAAGAGGATTTATCATTAATTGGAAAGCTCTAGAAAAACAAAGTTTAGACGAAACAATAAACGCTCTAGCGATGACATCACCATTTAGTCTGGAGGAAAAACAAGTTTTATTAGAAGCTAAAAATCTAGAAATTAGAAAAACAAAAATTTCTGAAATTTTAAACACTTATACTTACGATCAATTTGATAATACCACTCTTCAATAA